In Saccharolobus solfataricus, a genomic segment contains:
- a CDS encoding adenosylcobinamide amidohydrolase: protein MEPKIVRFDLGKEYIILTSALYPEGIIRVNQICSIFVDKSYCSGNPWGDVINWCPSKSAIMFMTAAKNYTFKETDWGKFFISAGIGRSGEDAGCTINIGVFVDKGLNINGLVDLIRTVTEAKAGALRDLGYKFTGTVSDAIAVGSLPGNEYFIGPGTELGKKIAYDIRNTIVELLFKGDD, encoded by the coding sequence ATGGAGCCAAAAATTGTTAGGTTTGATCTTGGAAAAGAGTACATAATTTTAACTTCAGCTTTATATCCAGAAGGAATAATTAGAGTTAACCAAATTTGTAGTATTTTCGTTGATAAAAGTTATTGTAGTGGTAACCCTTGGGGAGATGTAATTAACTGGTGTCCCTCTAAATCTGCCATAATGTTCATGACTGCTGCAAAGAATTACACTTTTAAAGAAACTGATTGGGGTAAATTTTTCATCAGTGCTGGAATTGGGAGAAGCGGTGAGGATGCAGGTTGTACTATTAATATTGGGGTGTTTGTTGATAAAGGGTTAAACATTAATGGATTAGTTGACTTAATAAGAACAGTAACAGAGGCTAAGGCTGGAGCTTTAAGGGATTTGGGATATAAGTTTACGGGTACTGTAAGTGATGCAATTGCAGTTGGCTCTTTACCTGGAAACGAATATTTCATAGGCCCAGGTACTGAATTAGGTAAAAAGATAGCCTACGATATTAGAAACACTATTGTTGAATTATTATTTAAAGGAGACGATTAG
- a CDS encoding DNA alkylation response protein, which yields MSKGNSPFSYISSAYGKNHFNIDKPLQKILEYFDVKADFSKLGEFAGGELYEIAEHVDKRARPIHVMWSVNGERVDEVWIDPSLRAAIKRLIKDFDINKFPYKEENWHKHYASIYLVSDPGIACILTITNQTAYALYKYGSEELKKYVPYLIGDSDELLFGATWFTEIQGGSDLGSNLVEAEFNGKYWLLKGNTKYFASGVGLADLALVSARPMGSKSGAKGLSLFLVPKKNNKGEKNFLIRRLKRKSGTNSVPTGEVEFNSSEAYLIGEKEYGIYYITEDLMVSRLSNAVGALGIARKSFLESYYYSQSRKAFGKALIEHPLIQKDLLEMELMIEGGMVVTFKAIDQFQKSWKAMPPFYNEQYHYARLLTHISKHITAEIASQVSRMAMEIHGGIGFLEEFPIERLHREALITPIWEGTGNIQALEMLEAMVKKEAHRQLIRDLEGIVNEAKDEIASKTLDFIKDKATTLLTYREYEMQFYSKDLLLTLGHGISVILLSHMGRKLGIERFTMLSKIYYERFLMGRSILRDYISEIRELINMEEMK from the coding sequence ATGAGTAAGGGTAATAGTCCTTTCTCATATATATCTAGTGCGTATGGCAAAAATCATTTTAATATTGATAAACCATTACAAAAGATTTTGGAATATTTTGATGTGAAAGCAGACTTCTCAAAATTAGGTGAGTTTGCAGGGGGAGAGTTATATGAAATTGCGGAACATGTAGATAAGAGAGCTAGACCCATACACGTAATGTGGAGCGTAAATGGGGAGAGAGTAGATGAAGTATGGATTGATCCTTCTCTAAGGGCAGCTATTAAAAGGCTAATCAAAGATTTCGATATTAATAAATTTCCATATAAAGAGGAAAATTGGCATAAGCACTACGCTTCAATATATCTAGTTTCTGATCCAGGTATAGCATGCATACTTACAATTACCAATCAGACCGCATACGCTCTCTATAAATACGGTAGCGAGGAACTAAAGAAATACGTTCCCTATCTAATAGGAGATTCAGATGAGTTGCTTTTCGGAGCTACGTGGTTCACTGAGATTCAAGGTGGAAGTGACTTAGGATCTAATTTAGTGGAGGCTGAATTTAACGGTAAGTATTGGCTATTAAAAGGAAATACTAAATATTTCGCTAGCGGTGTCGGGTTGGCTGATTTAGCGTTAGTAAGTGCTAGACCTATGGGAAGTAAGAGTGGGGCTAAAGGCCTTTCCCTATTCCTAGTTCCTAAAAAGAACAATAAAGGTGAAAAGAATTTTTTGATAAGAAGACTTAAGAGAAAAAGTGGAACAAACAGTGTGCCAACTGGAGAGGTGGAGTTTAACAGTTCAGAGGCTTATCTTATAGGAGAAAAGGAATATGGGATATATTACATAACTGAGGATCTTATGGTATCAAGATTATCCAATGCTGTAGGGGCTTTAGGTATAGCGAGGAAGTCTTTTCTCGAATCCTATTATTATTCGCAATCCAGAAAAGCTTTTGGTAAGGCATTAATTGAACATCCCCTAATTCAGAAAGATTTACTTGAAATGGAGCTCATGATTGAAGGAGGTATGGTAGTAACTTTTAAGGCAATAGATCAGTTCCAAAAATCTTGGAAAGCTATGCCACCTTTCTACAATGAGCAGTACCATTATGCGCGTCTATTGACTCATATTTCTAAGCATATTACAGCTGAAATAGCATCTCAAGTATCAAGAATGGCAATGGAGATTCATGGAGGAATTGGATTTCTCGAAGAGTTTCCTATAGAAAGACTTCACAGAGAAGCGCTTATAACTCCAATTTGGGAAGGGACTGGAAACATTCAGGCTTTAGAGATGCTCGAAGCCATGGTGAAGAAGGAAGCACATAGACAACTAATAAGGGACTTGGAAGGGATTGTAAATGAAGCAAAGGATGAGATAGCTTCCAAAACGCTTGATTTCATCAAAGATAAGGCCACCACGCTCCTAACTTACAGAGAATATGAGATGCAGTTTTACTCAAAAGATTTACTATTAACTTTAGGGCATGGTATTTCCGTGATATTACTATCCCATATGGGCCGTAAGTTGGGTATTGAGCGATTCACAATGTTGTCGAAGATCTACTATGAGAGATTTCTAATGGGTAGAAGCATTCTACGAGATTATATATCTGAGATACGTGAGCTCATAAATATGGAAGAGATGAAATAG
- the glpK gene encoding glycerol kinase GlpK, whose protein sequence is MNTMSHKFVLALDEGTTSARAILFDSDLNIVNIGQYEFPQYYPQPGYVEHDPEEIWEAQMLAVKKAISKIDAKQIVAIGITNQRETTVLWDAKSGKPVYNAIVWQDRRTSPITDWLKANYFKMIKDKTGLVPDPYFSASKIKWILDNVPNVREKAERGEIKFGTLDTYLIWRLTNGKAHVTDYSNASRTMLFNINKLECDREILELLKIPESILPEVKPSSEIYGYSEALGNLIPISGDAGDQQAALFGQVAFNVGEIKATYGTGSFILMNIGNNPIRSENLLTTIAWGLEKNKATYALEGSIFITGAAVQWFRDGLRAIDVSDEIEPLASNVEDNGGVYFVPAFVGLGAPYWDPYARGLIIGITRGTTKAHIARAILESMAYQTRDVIEVMQKESGISINSLKVDGGAAKDNLLMQFQADILGIKVIRPKVMETTSMGVAMLAGLGVGLWNSLEELRSIWKVDKEFIPSMSEEKRRALYSGWKEAVKRAMGWAKVVGGQV, encoded by the coding sequence ATGAATACTATGTCACATAAGTTTGTTCTAGCCCTAGATGAGGGTACTACAAGTGCTAGGGCTATACTCTTCGATAGTGACTTAAACATAGTAAACATAGGGCAATATGAATTCCCGCAGTACTATCCTCAACCTGGCTATGTGGAACATGACCCTGAGGAAATATGGGAAGCTCAAATGTTAGCCGTAAAAAAGGCTATAAGTAAAATAGATGCTAAACAAATAGTAGCAATAGGGATAACAAACCAAAGGGAGACAACGGTATTATGGGATGCTAAAAGCGGTAAACCGGTTTACAATGCAATTGTATGGCAGGATAGAAGAACTTCTCCAATAACGGACTGGCTAAAAGCAAATTACTTTAAAATGATAAAGGACAAAACTGGGTTAGTTCCAGACCCTTACTTTAGTGCATCTAAGATAAAGTGGATACTTGATAATGTGCCCAATGTTAGGGAGAAAGCAGAAAGAGGAGAAATTAAGTTCGGGACCCTAGATACTTATTTAATCTGGAGGCTTACTAACGGAAAAGCTCATGTAACTGATTACTCTAACGCTTCTAGAACAATGCTTTTTAATATAAATAAATTAGAATGTGATAGAGAAATCTTAGAACTTCTAAAAATACCCGAATCTATATTGCCAGAGGTTAAACCATCAAGTGAAATTTACGGTTACAGTGAGGCGTTAGGAAACTTAATACCTATATCTGGGGACGCAGGAGACCAACAAGCAGCTTTATTCGGTCAAGTAGCGTTTAACGTAGGTGAGATAAAAGCTACTTATGGTACCGGTAGTTTCATTTTAATGAATATAGGCAATAACCCAATACGATCAGAAAACCTCTTAACTACAATAGCTTGGGGTCTTGAGAAGAATAAGGCAACGTATGCATTAGAGGGGAGTATATTCATAACTGGTGCAGCTGTACAATGGTTTAGGGACGGCTTACGGGCAATAGACGTTTCAGATGAGATTGAACCTTTAGCCTCAAATGTGGAAGATAATGGCGGTGTCTATTTCGTTCCAGCTTTTGTTGGATTGGGAGCTCCTTACTGGGATCCATATGCTAGAGGTCTCATAATAGGCATAACTAGAGGAACTACTAAAGCTCATATAGCTAGGGCTATTTTAGAATCAATGGCCTATCAAACTAGAGATGTAATTGAGGTAATGCAAAAGGAATCCGGCATCAGTATAAATTCGCTTAAGGTTGACGGAGGTGCAGCTAAGGATAACCTTTTAATGCAATTCCAAGCTGATATATTAGGTATTAAGGTAATCAGACCTAAAGTTATGGAAACTACTTCTATGGGAGTTGCAATGCTAGCAGGTTTAGGTGTAGGCTTATGGAACTCTTTAGAGGAATTAAGGAGCATATGGAAGGTTGATAAGGAATTCATTCCAAGTATGAGTGAGGAGAAAAGGAGGGCATTGTACTCTGGGTGGAAGGAGGCTGTAAAGAGAGCTATGGGATGGGCTAAAGTTGTAGGAGGTCAAGTTTAA
- a CDS encoding AMP-binding protein, whose protein sequence is MQEGFTVFSLLKRAVTMAPDKEIVDPFRNVRQSYKETYERIIGISNSMLSIGISKGSIIGVADYNTLKFVELLFASSLIGTIIYPVNVKLPYDQLLYTIKHARVEWLFASKDFIFLFKDFTKEKIISIDSNDTKITYDDLVSRKLVKEPEIYVKGSDPYSILFTSGTTGLPKAVMYTNEKTVHGAIGMVHQLSLYNSPSSLKNNDIILGLIPYYHLWSWGSLFHATYLGAKYVTSGKFEPIKTLEIIEKEKVTWLNAVPTMMYMLLSAAKQGQLNGLKTLIGGSPISSNLAKKLKESGVSFASIYGGTDMLAISITIIPANTNIQSIEDYARVYTHPLPFVELKVVKPDGKEAKVGEIGHLWVKTPWLPGEYLNDLENTKSSYEDGWFKTGDIAMIIDDYHTIRILDREKDLIKSGGEWIIPSIIESIISEVSGVDLVAVIGRIDEKWGERPIALVKGKGSNLKENIISHLRSASTQGLIPKWWVPDDIVIVDDLPLTSTGKVNKKVLKERTKW, encoded by the coding sequence ATGCAAGAGGGTTTTACCGTATTCTCGCTTCTTAAAAGGGCTGTAACTATGGCGCCAGATAAGGAAATAGTAGATCCTTTTCGCAATGTTAGACAGTCATATAAGGAGACTTATGAAAGAATAATAGGTATATCTAACTCAATGTTATCGATTGGAATATCTAAGGGAAGTATAATAGGGGTTGCAGATTATAACACCCTTAAATTCGTTGAGCTATTATTCGCTTCTAGCTTAATAGGTACAATAATATATCCAGTTAATGTCAAACTACCCTACGATCAATTACTTTATACAATTAAACACGCTAGGGTAGAATGGTTATTCGCTTCAAAAGATTTCATATTCTTATTTAAGGACTTCACTAAGGAGAAAATTATTAGTATAGATTCCAATGATACTAAGATAACTTATGATGATTTGGTAAGTAGAAAACTAGTTAAGGAACCCGAAATTTACGTTAAAGGAAGTGATCCATACTCTATCTTATTTACGTCAGGTACAACAGGGTTACCTAAAGCGGTTATGTATACTAATGAAAAAACGGTTCATGGAGCAATAGGTATGGTGCACCAGCTATCACTTTACAATAGCCCTTCTTCGTTGAAGAACAACGATATCATATTAGGTCTTATACCATATTATCATTTATGGTCATGGGGTTCACTATTTCACGCTACTTACCTAGGCGCTAAATACGTCACAAGTGGAAAATTTGAGCCAATAAAAACATTGGAAATAATAGAAAAGGAAAAGGTAACCTGGCTTAACGCTGTCCCCACAATGATGTATATGTTACTAAGCGCAGCCAAACAAGGGCAACTAAATGGCTTAAAAACTTTGATAGGTGGTTCTCCAATATCATCTAATCTGGCTAAGAAGTTAAAAGAAAGTGGAGTATCTTTTGCATCAATATATGGTGGAACAGATATGTTAGCAATTTCAATTACTATCATTCCCGCAAATACCAATATACAAAGCATCGAAGATTACGCGAGAGTATATACTCATCCTCTTCCTTTCGTGGAATTGAAAGTAGTTAAGCCAGACGGTAAAGAGGCTAAAGTAGGAGAGATAGGACATTTATGGGTTAAAACACCTTGGCTACCTGGTGAGTATCTTAACGATCTAGAGAATACTAAATCTTCCTACGAGGATGGTTGGTTCAAAACTGGAGATATAGCTATGATTATAGATGACTACCATACTATAAGAATCTTGGATAGGGAGAAGGACTTAATAAAGAGTGGAGGAGAGTGGATAATACCTAGTATAATTGAGTCAATAATATCTGAAGTAAGTGGAGTAGATCTCGTTGCTGTAATAGGTAGAATAGATGAAAAATGGGGAGAAAGACCTATAGCATTAGTCAAAGGTAAGGGATCAAATTTAAAAGAAAACATAATCAGCCATTTAAGAAGTGCTTCAACTCAAGGTTTGATACCAAAATGGTGGGTTCCAGATGATATAGTTATTGTAGATGATTTACCCCTAACCAGCACTGGAAAGGTTAACAAAAAAGTTTTAAAAGAGAGAACTAAATGGTGA
- a CDS encoding phenylacetate--CoA ligase family protein, translated as MSSVKNEYDAIHRELREQGFIRTDYPPNPSEVLWNKKIMTMKREEIDKLKTFRLRRIIKWAWENIEFYRRFWKSKNFEPDMIKDWRDIAKIPILRKDEIRKDLQQNPPFGTIFHPELANHIRFVGATSGSTGLPTFQGWGALEMDYFQEAQARYLWTFAEVKPTKVYANYLNMSGFYSWGPPVVETAMWRCGATVIAGGGETYFSWKNRHNLIFKLWKVDVFATTPWLHRLVGEEAKIEGWETPFKVLLLHGGAAAENTKKKLFKVHPNAELAISVWGTTDGHMAIEVPSLEGQLVVWEDMEIFDIVDPKTDEPVSGGERGELIATLLNHFTMPLIRYSLGDYVKNDFLTDPDPKYGITHMRFAEPIPGRVEWMFFVKGKLLLPIYVEDAVNEIPDTTGMFNIFIYDNSMDKLKIRIETRREQVNSTYDKQAREILASRIGINPDDVEIEWVKPGNTIWTGYKLQVFVDQRKKK; from the coding sequence ATGTCTTCAGTTAAAAACGAATACGATGCAATTCATAGGGAATTACGAGAACAAGGTTTTATTAGAACTGATTATCCCCCAAATCCATCTGAAGTGTTATGGAATAAGAAGATAATGACAATGAAAAGAGAGGAAATCGATAAGTTAAAGACGTTTAGACTAAGAAGGATTATAAAGTGGGCATGGGAAAACATTGAGTTCTATAGAAGGTTTTGGAAATCTAAAAACTTCGAACCAGACATGATAAAGGACTGGAGGGATATCGCTAAAATACCGATATTGAGAAAAGATGAAATTAGGAAAGACCTACAGCAAAATCCTCCATTTGGTACAATTTTCCATCCAGAATTGGCTAATCACATAAGATTTGTTGGAGCGACTTCTGGCTCAACTGGATTACCTACCTTCCAAGGATGGGGGGCTTTGGAAATGGACTACTTCCAAGAAGCCCAGGCAAGGTACTTGTGGACTTTTGCCGAAGTTAAGCCAACTAAGGTTTACGCAAACTACCTAAACATGAGTGGCTTTTATAGTTGGGGGCCTCCGGTTGTTGAGACCGCAATGTGGAGATGTGGGGCAACTGTCATAGCTGGAGGTGGTGAGACATACTTCTCATGGAAGAATAGACACAACCTGATCTTCAAACTATGGAAAGTTGACGTATTCGCCACAACTCCTTGGCTACATAGATTAGTAGGAGAGGAGGCTAAAATTGAGGGTTGGGAAACTCCCTTCAAGGTTTTGCTACTTCACGGTGGTGCAGCTGCTGAAAACACTAAAAAGAAATTATTCAAGGTTCATCCAAATGCTGAATTAGCTATAAGTGTTTGGGGAACCACTGATGGACATATGGCTATTGAAGTTCCAAGCTTAGAAGGACAATTAGTAGTTTGGGAGGACATGGAGATATTTGATATTGTAGACCCTAAGACTGATGAACCAGTATCTGGGGGAGAAAGAGGTGAACTGATAGCGACCTTGTTAAATCACTTTACCATGCCTTTAATACGCTATAGTTTAGGAGATTACGTTAAGAATGACTTCCTGACCGATCCGGATCCTAAGTATGGTATAACTCACATGAGATTTGCTGAGCCAATACCAGGTAGGGTTGAGTGGATGTTCTTCGTTAAAGGGAAACTATTATTGCCAATTTACGTTGAGGACGCTGTGAATGAAATTCCAGACACTACTGGAATGTTTAACATTTTCATTTACGATAATAGTATGGATAAATTGAAGATTAGAATAGAGACAAGGAGGGAACAGGTTAATTCTACTTACGATAAGCAAGCCAGAGAGATATTAGCGAGCAGGATTGGGATTAACCCAGATGACGTTGAGATAGAGTGGGTAAAGCCTGGAAATACAATATGGACGGGCTACAAGTTGCAAGTGTTTGTTGACCAGAGGAAGAAGAAATAA
- a CDS encoding DUF4322 domain-containing protein — MITLDLPHQNNTQQIGYKLLSILDFQGKKAENLETLKGEKEIDISIDWTTKTWYGKPVEVSSEKGNSWNYATEMTKHNGKVLLLAFVTQVNEMTKDYIVKILVEQVTAMGFKIRLITLDAGFYTVDVLNFISQFKYIIAVPVGDMKVYEEFDGEYMTNSKRHRRDEQVKFRLLVYGREKIKRKKVVYFARGTNLDLPKKEALKLYDKVRSPIETSYRNIKALLPFTSSTKFVFHMLIFVLAMIFYSLYTVFKGMARREEFRLLLILLFPGDLFNLENSLFKLLETLINTIDLFL; from the coding sequence ATGATAACACTTGATCTTCCCCACCAAAATAACACTCAACAAATAGGGTATAAATTACTTTCCATATTAGACTTCCAAGGGAAAAAGGCAGAGAACCTAGAGACGCTGAAGGGAGAGAAGGAAATAGACATTTCAATAGACTGGACCACCAAAACCTGGTACGGGAAACCGGTGGAAGTAAGCTCGGAAAAGGGAAACTCATGGAACTACGCCACTGAAATGACTAAACATAATGGGAAAGTGCTCCTACTGGCTTTCGTCACACAAGTAAACGAGATGACCAAGGACTACATCGTGAAGATCCTCGTGGAGCAGGTTACTGCAATGGGGTTCAAGATAAGGTTGATAACTCTTGACGCAGGTTTCTACACAGTTGATGTGCTCAATTTCATTTCACAGTTTAAGTATATAATTGCTGTGCCTGTTGGGGACATGAAGGTTTATGAGGAGTTTGATGGAGAGTATATGACAAATAGTAAGAGGCATAGGAGGGATGAGCAGGTTAAGTTCAGGCTTTTGGTCTATGGTAGGGAGAAGATTAAGAGGAAGAAGGTTGTTTACTTTGCTAGGGGGACTAATCTCGACCTACCGAAGAAGGAGGCGTTAAAGTTGTACGACAAGGTAAGGAGTCCCATAGAGACTTCTTACCGGAACATCAAGGCCCTCCTTCCCTTCACCAGTTCCACTAAGTTCGTCTTCCACATGTTGATCTTCGTTTTAGCCATGATCTTCTACTCCCTGTACACCGTATTTAAGGGTATGGCGAGAAGGGAAGAGTTCAGGTTATTACTAATTCTTTTGTTTCCTGGTGATTTATTCAATCTAGAAAATTCTCTATTTAAGCTACTAGAAACACTTATTAATACAATAGATTTATTTTTGTAA